In Cystobacter ferrugineus, the DNA window CTCAACCAACTGGACGGCATGGCGGGGAACAACGAGCGCATCCTCGTGCTGGCGGCCACCAACATGCCCTGGGACGTGGACAACGCCATGAAGCGCCCGGGTCGCTTCGACAAGCAGGTCTTCGTCCCACCGCCGGACGCGGAGGCACGCGCGGAGATGTTCCGGCAGAAGCTGCGCGGGCTCCCCACCGAGACGCTCGATCCGCTCGCGCTGGCGCAGGTGACGGCCCAGGCCTCGGGCGCGGACATCGATGGCATCATCGAGGAGGCCAAGGAGCGCGTGCTCGCCGACATCGTGGAGCGCGGTGTGGAGCGCCCCCTCACCCAGACGGACCTGCTGGAGGCCGCGCGCGCCAGCCAGCCCTCCACCCTGGACTGGCTGCGCACCGCGAAGAACCTGGTGAAGTACGGCGGGGACGGCGCCTACCGCGACGTGGAGGCGTACCTCAAGGCGCACCGCTTGTTGGTGTGAGCCCGCCGCCGGGATGAGCCTGGAGGCGCCTGGCACCAGGAGTCCCGAGCCTGAAGCCCCTCACGCGTCCCCGGGGCTCGCGTCCACGGACACGCGGCGCAGCACCTCCGCCGTCTCGCGGTCCGCGGGGAAGAAGGACTCGATGGCCAGCTCCGCCAGGGTGATGTCCACGGGCGTGCCGAACACCGTCGTCGTGCTGAAGAACGACAACACCCCGAAGCGGCTGGTGAGCCGGAGGGGGACGACGACCCCCGCGATGTCCGGCTCGCGGGCGGGCCCCTTCGGCCAGGTGCCTCCTCCGGGTGGGGGCAGCTCGCGAAGTTCCTCGAGGAGCGCGGCGAGCGTCTCGTCGGCGGTGACGTCCACCTGGTGGTGGAGCCGGGAGAGCACGTGGCCGCGCCACTGCACAAGGTTGATGATGCGCGGCGCGAGCCCCTCCGGGTGCAGGCTCAGCCGCAGCACGTTGACAGGGGGCCGCACCAGCTCCGGAGACACGCCCTCCAGCAGCAGGCCCACCGCGCGGTTGGCGGCCACCAGGGTCCAATGCCGGTCCACGGCCAGGGCCGGGTATGGCTCGTGGCCCGTGAGCACCAGGTCCACCGCCTCTCGCGCGACCCGGAGCGCCGGCTCGTCCAGGTTTCCCTCCGAATAGACGGGGGCGAAGCCTCCGGCGACGAGCAGCGCGTTGCGCTCCCGCAGGGGAATGTCGAGTTCCTCCGCCAGGTGGAGCAGCATCTCCCGGCTCGGCTTGGAGCGGCCCGTCTCCATGAAGCTGACGTGCCGCGCGGACACCTCCGCGCGCAGGGCCAGGTCCAACTGGCTGAGACTCCGTCGCTGGCGCCAGGTGCGCAGCAGCTCTCCCACAGGTCGGCTCTGCATCATCATGTCCGGAAAGATAGAAGTGAGGCGTAGGGTCTCCAATTACCTCCCACGTAATTGAGACAGGACACCGGGGCGCGCAATTTAGGCACATCACGACGGCGGCACCGGTCGCCGCCGCCGCTGACCACCCTATTGGAGGACCCGCTCATGACCACCCTTGCTTCGTCGAAGTCCCTGCTCGGCCGTTCCCTGCTGCTGGACGGCGTCGTCAGCGGAGCCACCGGCGCCCTGATGTTCCTGGCCGCCACGCCGCTGGCCGGCCTGCTGGGCCTGCACGAGCGCCTGCTGCGCTTCGCGGGCTTCAGCCTGCTCCCCTTCGCGGCCCTGTTGGTGTTCCTCGCGGTGCGCCCGCGCGTCTCGCGTCCCCTCGTCTGGGCCATCGTCGGCTACAACCTGCTGTGGGCGGTGGACAGCCTCCTGCTGCTGACCACGGATTGGGTCGCCCCCACGGCGCTGGGCTACGTGTTCACCGTGTTCCAGGCGGTGGCCGTCGCGGGCTTCGCCGGCTTGCAGTACGTGGGGCTGCGGGGCCGCCGCATGGTGACAGCCTGAGAGGAAGTCCCGGGGAGAAGCTGGAACTTCCACGGCCGCCATGGGCAGCGCGCCGTTCCACCATGAACAAGACGAGCCGAGCCTCCTCGTTGGGAGGAGGCTCGGCTCGGAGCGGCGGGCAATCTCCATGGAAGGCGGCGGGAAGCGAAGCCGCCCGTTGAGCTACGGCGCGAAGCTCGGCGGACGATCCCCCTCGCCGCTGCCCCACGACTCGTTGGCCGTGGCGCCCATGACGTACTTCAGCGTGGCGCCCGAGGCGATGTCGGCGAAGCGGACGAAGGTCTTCGTGCTCGCCTTGCCGTCGATGGCCAGGCTCTGGATGTACTTCGAGGACGGGCCGGCCCCCTCTCCCTCGATGGTCAGGACGTGGCCATTGGCGAGGTGCACCTTGGCGCTGGGGAACCACGGGCCGTTGATCACGAGCACGTCGGTGCCGGGAATGGCCGGGTACATGCCGAGGTAGCTCCAGACGAGCCAGGCCGAGGTCGAGCCCAGGTCATCGTTGCCGGGCAGGCCGCCCGGGCCGCCATAGAACGTCTCGTTGATGATGCGCCGCACGATCGCCTGCGTCTTCCAGGGCTTCTGGGCGAAGTTGTAGATCCAGGGCGTGCCGTGCTCGGGCTCGTTGCCGATGTAGAAGTAGGGCCGCCTGGTGCCCGCGTTGAGCTCGGTGAAGAGCTCATCGAGGCGATTGTCGGCCTCGGCGTGGCCGCCCATGAGCGTGAACAGGCCCTCCAGGTCGTGCGGGACCATCCAGACGTACTGGAACGCGTTCCCCTCGATGAAGCCGCAATCCTTCGACGGATCGACGGGCTGGCAGGCCCACGCACCGAGAGGATCGGCCTTGATGGGCGTCTGGATGGAGAGCTTCACGTAGCGGGCCTCGCGCGCGGCGAAGTCGTGCGTGGTGACGTTCGCGGTGTTGCCGGTGACCGTGGCGACGGTCTCGAAGGTCACCCCGTCGGTGCTGACGCTGAGCGTGAAGTCCTGGGTGTTCCAGGCGGTCGACTCACCGCCCGCGCCCGCGTGGTGGAGGACGATCTTGTCGATCGACTGCACGCTGCCCAGGTCGACCTGCCACCACTTGTCGCTGCTGGTGTTGTCGCACCACTTGTCGCTATAGCCTCCGTTGGTCGTTCCGTTCACCGCCTTGGACGGGTTCTCTTCGTCGCCGCATGACGCGCTCGCGGTGGCGGCGTGGTTGAGCGCCAGGTTGGTGGCCGGCGCGGCGGTGCCATGGACCTGCACCTCGTAGATGCGCGCGGCGGTCGCGCCCGACTGCAGCCCGCCCACGCGCGGCTCGATCAACTTGCTGGTGGGGTTCCAGCTCGCGGTCCAATAGTGCGAGCGCGTGAGGTACTCGTCGCGCACCGCGGTGTCGCCGAGCGCACCGGCGTACTGCGAGATGGCGAAGTCGGCCATGGCGTACTCGAGCGATATGGCCGCGTTGCCTCCCGCGTAGTGGTGCGTGAGCCAGTCGGAGAGATTCAAGCGCTGCGTGTCTTCCGGGTTGCTCGCCGACTTGAGCATGAGTTGCAGCGCCGACTCGGTGTCGAAGCCGCGCACGCCCATGGCATAGGCGTTGGCGACGTTCACCGAGCCAGGGTCACCGACCATGACGTTGACCTCGACGTTCTGGTGCGACCAGAAGGGCAGCAGACCGCCCTTCTCGCCGTCATCGACCATCGAGCGGATGATGTCCGGCCCTTCTGGCGCGATGGCACTGATGAGGTGCGTCCACGAGCGGATGATGTCCCAGCCGGAGTAGTTCTGGTACACGGTCCACCCTTCGGCCTTGTGCTCGAAGCCGTCGAAGCCCATGTACTGGCCGTTCACGTCGCTGGCGACATTGGGGTTCTGGAAGACGTGGTAGAGCGCGGTGTAGAACTGCTCGAGGTCCGCGTCGCTGCCGCCGGTGATCTCGACGCGGTTGAGCACCTGGTTCCACCGGTCACGCGCGGCCGCGCGCACGGCGTCGAAGTCCCAGCCGGCGTTCTCGGCGGCCAGGTTGGCCTCGGCGTTGTCCATGCTGACGAAGGAGATGCCGATCTTCATCTGCACGACCGGATCCTGGCTCGTG includes these proteins:
- a CDS encoding helix-turn-helix domain-containing protein; this translates as MQSRPVGELLRTWRQRRSLSQLDLALRAEVSARHVSFMETGRSKPSREMLLHLAEELDIPLRERNALLVAGGFAPVYSEGNLDEPALRVAREAVDLVLTGHEPYPALAVDRHWTLVAANRAVGLLLEGVSPELVRPPVNVLRLSLHPEGLAPRIINLVQWRGHVLSRLHHQVDVTADETLAALLEELRELPPPGGGTWPKGPAREPDIAGVVVPLRLTSRFGVLSFFSTTTVFGTPVDITLAELAIESFFPADRETAEVLRRVSVDASPGDA
- a CDS encoding GH92 family glycosyl hydrolase is translated as MAKSLQRAVLTYGSFLLLALAAPGCRDDGPGAPDAGGDTPDSGIETDGGVGQPDAGSPPLEDLARHVDPFIGTDDSNSPFPVPGGAGGSTFPGATVPFGMLQLSPDTPTASPSGYRYSDSLIEHFSLTHFNGAGCPNNEDLPFLPHVGEITTSPAADWAGFRTGYDKETEAASPGYYQVTLDGGIKVELTTTTRTGMVRLHYPASKAAQLLLHTGRNATNRDTRSGSVRIVGKDKIRGSATAGGFCGSSKSFQIYFAAQFDRPFTASGTWLGNSLSQVRTSVNGTKSGAFATFDTSQDPVVQMKIGISFVSMDNAEANLAAENAGWDFDAVRAAARDRWNQVLNRVEITGGSDADLEQFYTALYHVFQNPNVASDVNGQYMGFDGFEHKAEGWTVYQNYSGWDIIRSWTHLISAIAPEGPDIIRSMVDDGEKGGLLPFWSHQNVEVNVMVGDPGSVNVANAYAMGVRGFDTESALQLMLKSASNPEDTQRLNLSDWLTHHYAGGNAAISLEYAMADFAISQYAGALGDTAVRDEYLTRSHYWTASWNPTSKLIEPRVGGLQSGATAARIYEVQVHGTAAPATNLALNHAATASASCGDEENPSKAVNGTTNGGYSDKWCDNTSSDKWWQVDLGSVQSIDKIVLHHAGAGGESTAWNTQDFTLSVSTDGVTFETVATVTGNTANVTTHDFAAREARYVKLSIQTPIKADPLGAWACQPVDPSKDCGFIEGNAFQYVWMVPHDLEGLFTLMGGHAEADNRLDELFTELNAGTRRPYFYIGNEPEHGTPWIYNFAQKPWKTQAIVRRIINETFYGGPGGLPGNDDLGSTSAWLVWSYLGMYPAIPGTDVLVINGPWFPSAKVHLANGHVLTIEGEGAGPSSKYIQSLAIDGKASTKTFVRFADIASGATLKYVMGATANESWGSGEGDRPPSFAP